GGGTACAGGGTCTGGTCAGGAGAGATACAAAAACTGCTTAGCTCTTAGACCTCAGTCAATCCTGCAGTCCCGGTCTGCGTAGATCATCCTGGAGCCCTGATTATGGCGGGCACTCATCCGAAGAGTGTCAGGAAGGGAGTTGATGATCGAAATCTGCACTTCAGGCCGCCGGCGGTACCCGAAGCGCTCCAGCTTTTCCAGGGTAACCTGCCCATCGTTTTCTTCGTTCAAATACACCAGTGCCGCTGTGCAGGCATTCTTCAGTTCAGCCATGGCCATGCTGTCGTAGGACATCTGCATTGCCTGTTCCGGGCTCTGCGGAAATCCGGGCGGCAGGTTCTGGCCCGGCATGAAGGGCATTACCATGGGGACATTCATCCGTTCTGCAGCCTGTTCCTGCTTCTTTCTGATCGCAGAAAGCACGAGTGAAACAGAGATGATTATGCTTATGCAGAGGATGCTGCCGATGCCGACATATACGGCTGCGGGCTTTACCCCGCCCTCACTTGTTATGGCATCTTCGATCTCTGACGAAGTCTTTGCCCTCTTTATCGCGTCCACAGAGCTCTGGGCATGTCTGAAATAGATATAGTATGCAGACAACCCCATAGCAACGCAGGTCAGGATGTTGATGCCGGGGATGAAGCTCAGTACCAAGACCCCTATGGCGTGCAGGTAAAGCTTCCTGTAAAGCAGCCAGAAGAAGGGGAGAAAAAATGCAGGCCAGTGCCAGGTTGTTACAAAAGAAGATGGCCCTTTGATACCGAACTTTCTGAAATTATCCATATATTTATCGGCGTGCGGCCCGACAAAAAGATCGATATATTCCTCATCGCTCAGCAGTGGTGTTTCCTTCTGGTCCTGCGCAGTGCCGGCTTCTATGGCCGCTACTGTCTTTGCCGGCTTCTTCAGATTTACAGCAGCTACTACGAAGAGGCCCTTATCGTCAAGAGCAGCACCCAGGGCAGATGCCCAGAAGGTATCATCGCGTTTTACCATCTCCGGACCGCTGCCCTGGAGAAATCCGGATGTGCCGCTGTCAACGATCAATGACGGGTTGGTCTTGACGAGTTCCGCAATGAGTTGTCTCAGTGATGCATACAGGTCACTTTCCTGTGTTCCGAGAATGCCGCTAAAATCAATGGCATCGGCATCCACGGTAAGCGGCTTTTTCTGCGTCCTGATAAAGACCATGACCCGTGTCTTCGGTCTGATGCCTGCAGGCACGTTATACACAGAGATGAGAAGAATGGCGGAAGAAGGCACACTCTCACAGCTGTAGCGATTGAAATTCAATCCGCCCTCTGCTCTGCTCAGAGCCCTGCAGGGAAGCGGTGTGTATTGAAGAGATACGGCTTTCTGCTGAGGGGTAATAACCATCGGCCCCGAAGGTCCCTCCTGGGGCCTTTCGGCATCCGCTGCAGATGCAGGTGACAATGAAGGAGGTTCGGTCCCCGAAGATACGGGTGCTGATACAGATAAGGATGACGCGCCAGGCTCTGCTGCAGGGTTACCTGCTTTGCCGGTTTCTGTTGACTGGACCTGTTTTATGGAACAGACAGCTCCAGCCTTCTCAAAAATGGCTTTATATTTTTCTGCGGTTTTCAGATCTGCATTGTTCTTGACAACTATAGGACGGCCTACG
This DNA window, taken from Nitrospirota bacterium, encodes the following:
- a CDS encoding DUF2628 domain-containing protein, translated to MTEPVYKIILSGETLPGHQLEETKGKLAAIFKLSADAVDRYFVGRPIVVKNNADLKTAEKYKAIFEKAGAVCSIKQVQSTETGKAGNPAAEPGASSLSVSAPVSSGTEPPSLSPASAADAERPQEGPSGPMVITPQQKAVSLQYTPLPCRALSRAEGGLNFNRYSCESVPSSAILLISVYNVPAGIRPKTRVMVFIRTQKKPLTVDADAIDFSGILGTQESDLYASLRQLIAELVKTNPSLIVDSGTSGFLQGSGPEMVKRDDTFWASALGAALDDKGLFVVAAVNLKKPAKTVAAIEAGTAQDQKETPLLSDEEYIDLFVGPHADKYMDNFRKFGIKGPSSFVTTWHWPAFFLPFFWLLYRKLYLHAIGVLVLSFIPGINILTCVAMGLSAYYIYFRHAQSSVDAIKRAKTSSEIEDAITSEGGVKPAAVYVGIGSILCISIIISVSLVLSAIRKKQEQAAERMNVPMVMPFMPGQNLPPGFPQSPEQAMQMSYDSMAMAELKNACTAALVYLNEENDGQVTLEKLERFGYRRRPEVQISIINSLPDTLRMSARHNQGSRMIYADRDCRID